GCAGAGCCTCTTTTTCCTCAATAAAGCCTCTATGTGCGACCATGCAGCCCCTGATAACTCTGTCTATTAATACCTCTTTGCCGGCCCCTGGGAGATGGGGTAGCAGCAGAAATAGCAGGTGCCTATTGTTTCTTTTAACATCAGCATCAACAGCAGTAAAATTAGACCACTATGACGCCAACCTGCGTCGGTGCTGCAACCCAGGGGAGGAACCAGGCAGCGTACGCCTgatagaaagagaggaggaaacgaaggcgaagggaggaggaggtggaggaaaggagaaaatgaTGTGTATGAGGATagcagggagggagacagacagagatccCTGCCTGGGTGTAATTGTGAGCACAGTGATGATGAAAGAGCCAAGTTCGCCTCCGTGTCACGATTACAAGAGCTCAGTCTGGCTTGGTTCCATATTCACAGAAACCCATCCCCTGATACCTTTCTTTTGTTGGGAGAGGATATGAAAGCTTAGAGAACCCACGAATGCTCCAGTTTCATCCGCCAGTGGCCgagtgtctgtctgactgacagagtgATACAGTTATTCATTTACAATGATGCCAAATTATACTTTTACAGAAGCAAATGACAAAGCACACTCTGTGTAACATCTGCTCCTGACATGTTCCTTTCAGTGTTTTACCGCCATGGGTGTCAACAGGGTGACTCCATCTGACACAGTGCAGACTTTCTATGAAATTAAGTTTCTATGACAGTCTTGTCAGACATGTTCATCTGTGGCAGTATATGACAAGTCCAAACTGGGTTTGAGCTCAGTCTGGATTCTGTGTACTTATCAGTGAAtgtctgctttttgtttgtattttcagtttgcACGAAGTGATAAGAAGTGCAACTCAAAGAATGACAGCCGCTGGCTGAAGGGTGTGTAGACACTTGCGTCAGCATTCATGCTCATTTAAGGAAGTATTCTACTCTGTTAATGTAGGACTTTCATAATGATATGTAATGCTGAACCAGTGCCCAGGGGTGATACAAAGATTAGTGAGTCAGTAGTTAGATAGTTGAAGTAACCTTCCAAGTAATTTCCAGACCGCACCTGTGAAATAGTTAATCCACAATGAATATTGCTCTTGAAAATGACTCAAAGTGGTTAGGGACGAAGTAAGGTTCAACGGGCAGGTGTGACATTTCAGTATAATTACACCAAGTAAAAATGTAGATTAGTCACAGGTCAGTGAATATGAAGTTTTGTGGATTTCATTGTTTGAAAGCTCTGTAgcacagaggagtgtgtgacATGCTATTCTTAGAGGTTATTTGACGCACCAAGCTACAATACTGGAGGGATTTCTCTATCCAATAATTATCGTTCACTTAGTGCCAGACTCCCCACTCAGCAGCGTGTTCTCGTCTCGTCTCGTGGGATCAGTAACAAGGATGTTTCCCTGGAAACTGGACAGCTCTATCATATGTAATTGGGTAATCCCTGAGctgctgacagaaaaataatagcTTTTGGGATTTTCAAAATACCCCAGCAGCCAACACTGAGCATGATATGTCTGTCTTGTAATCCGGATTTTACTGGATGGATTATTATGCAATTATGGTAACAGTAAAGACGTTTTTGAGTGAAAATCTATAAATATCAGAAAGCTAATTGTGAGCACTtagataaaacaaaatgaaaagagctgatttCTAATCTTATGAGAGCAGTGCCAATACATTTCTGTGGGAACAGGTTTGAAATATGTAGAGTTATTTAATCACCACACATTCAGCTATAGTATGTGGCTACTGTCCAAAATGAAACAGGGTCACccatttattgtcattacaaAGACCAACTTGGACTTCATGTCATGCTGACAACTCAGCtaagacaacacaacacactacAGACCAGACTCTAAACCAgatcatcatttaaaaaaaaaaaagaaaacaaaaacacagtttagCACTCAGTCATAAAGAACCTGGCTCCTCACTAGAGTCAAGGATCTGCAAAGATGAATTAGTCTTTTAATCTccatttgaaaaatattttactgcCATAATTCCCTggataaattaaattttatgaAATAGGTAAAAGCTCCTGACCAGTCTAttgttttgggggggttttgttttgttttgtttttttcccacaaagatGAACGTTTTGTGTAAGTACAAGTCTTCTCACACACTGCCACTCTGATTAGCCTCAGAACATCACCATTTTGGCCCACTAGAGGGCCCCAGGTCTCAAATCGCTATGTTAGGCCCCCACTAGAATAATGTCAAAATCAGAAACTTTGGTCATATCAAAGGAGTATTCTGGTTGTTGcattttttcagttcagttatctgcatgtatgtttttttgttttgtcttttaattagGGCTCCTATGAGTCTTTCCTGTTGTACGCCTTGTACTGTCCCCGTTCATGAATATGAGGTCAGGTTGTCCCTGTTccatgtttgtctctgtgtactCTTATGTCACATtgtcaaactgtttttgtgGCAGGTAGCCTACCTGTGTCCCACAAGCTGTAAAGCTCAAAACATGTCACACTGTGTATTATCAGGTTGTAATTTAAGCTCAAAGGGCCCCTTACTACTTTTCAGAGTTTTCAACTGCATCTCACTATATTCTTCAACAAATCCATCTAACACAGGTGTAACTGAATAATATATTTGTGGAACGCCAGTCGTGCaatatgtttattatgtttatttctCTATTCAAAGATGATCTCTGACATGGAATGTGAATGTCCTCAATTTTTCTCCGGCTGTCCGTTTACTCCTGGTCTGAGACTTTGAGCCCTCCCTCACTGTATTTCAGAGACAGCTGATGCTCTGTTCATTCAACCTCTTGTCCATAGTCTTTCCTGTTGCACTGATGTAGTGTTCTCCAAAGGTGTTGCACATGTTTCATGCTCCACTTCAGTCATCCTCTCTGGGCAGGTTTGTAGTAAGTGACTTGTCACTTGTAGACTTTGGCTAGATATTCCAACAGCTGAGCCATGTAAGGGAGTCCCACTGGGATACTGCTGAGTTAGGTCCTTACCACTAAGATACAAGCATGGTCAAAGGCAGCTCTGTTTGCTGATGAGCACAGTAAGAAGTGGTTGAAAGTTTTGTTCTCAGGTGAGGATGATATGTCATCCCCACCTGAGAACAACTACAGGCAAAGTTGGACTAAACTGGACTACTGTCCATACGTTCAGGGACcccacaaaacacatttattcgCCACCCACACACTTTGACCTCGACGAAACAAACCTAAACGAAACAAGAGTGAGCAGTTGGAGGGTAGTTCTCCCTCCAGGCCAGCAGCGGCGCTGGATTGTTCAGTCAGGCCGGTTGTGTGAGTAGGAGCTCGGCGTTAAGCTGGTGGGCTGGCACGGGCTGGTTGGTCGGTTGGTTGAGGGTAGCCATGGCTCGACTCGCTGCGCTACTGCTGTTACCGGTTCTTATTGAATCGgtattttccatttctttctttttaccgGTCAACTCGAGAAAGTGTTTACGGGAGGAGATCCACAAAGACGTCCTTGTCACGGGGGAGTATGAAATAAGCGAACAGGCGAATACCAAAACTAATCTGAAGGTGAGCCCAGACCTGCGGCTAGCTGCAGCTAACGTGCCCAGTTCGTATCGAGGCCGAAATGGCTTCAGTCTGTGAACGTCTGTTTAGGTAAACCAGCAGTCACAGGTGAAATCCACAGCTTATGTTGAAGTTAAGTCTTATCTGTCGGTGGAATGCAACTGTAATTCTGCGACAAACGTTGTTAGCAGTGTAGCTAGCCAAGGCCCCAAAAACTCGCCTTCCTGGTTTTAGTAGCTAATTAGCTAGCTAACGTCAGTGCTAACATCACCGTCCAGAGTACTTTAGCGTAATTTGCGTTTTGACACAAAGTCAGATTTCTCTCACACTAGGGAAGGGCCACTGTATCACCGACTGCGGGTGTTTATTTCACATTTGTCGTGGGTTAAACTATGTGAATTGATGCCGTCAGTATCACGGGCTCggctctgctgctgttacacGTCAGTCTTACCGTCCATTCAGCCGGCAGACCCATGCTAGCGACATTAGCGACTAACATGTTAACGACAGCTTGTAcataatgtcattaaaaaaaaaataggaccTTATAGCTATTCCATACACCATTTAGGAGAGTCTGTCCTCGCATTGTTAGTAACTCAGCGCAGCATCATTAAGATTTTCACTGAATACGATTTTGTAAAACAGTGTACATTCTGTAACAGCtgctaaataaaaacaacactaacGGTTTGCAGGTATTAAAAAGAGAATTATTTATCCTAATGAATGTTTTTCGCTTATTTGAATGCAGTTAACTGGGGGCAGCGAGTGATCGTTAGTGTTATTATTACGTCGTTTAAtctgttgtttcctttttcagttgATAACTTAATCTATGAAATATCAGAATTATTAAAAATACCAGCACAAAATACgtaaattgcttgttttatgCAGCCAACTTTACCATCAACCATGCAACCACCTTATCATGTAAAACTGAGTAAAGCAGCAGTTCCTCACATCTGAGATGCTGGAACCAGAGATTGCTTGACTTTTCTTAGACTTTGCATCTTTCAAAGATAGTTTTCTTTCAATGGACTCAGCACTtcaattaatatttatttaattattttctttaactttGTAGATCACAGATTCCTCCAGTCATACTCTTTACTCCAAGGAAGATGCAACAAAAGGAAAGTTTGCATTTACCACAGAGGACTATGATATGTTTGAGGTGTGCTTTGAAAGCAAATCGCCCTTGGGTAAGTGTTAGCTGCCAAAACCAGGCAGCTCACAGCCACACAATTATATTCGCTCATCACAACCACTCATTCCTAGAAgcactttcattatttttctttcactgagcGATATACTTAAATATTAAAGCAGTCATTATCAACACAAACATAGAATTCGTTTGTTCTTTATAATTGACCAAGAGCAAAGATCTGAACATTTTTGCTGCACTTtgtttagaaataaaatgtacaatgaTGTGTAACACTTTggtaatgtttttgttgttatataaatagatgttttttttagatgtaaATTTGTGGAAATGAaccatgtgtaatgtgaaatgaatggaaTTCCAAATCCTGAGCAGTTTTCAGGGAAATGTAAAAAGACTTTTTATCCATGTTAAGTAAGAATGTAGAGGTAATGGGAAGAAACTTATAATGATTCGTACAGAAAAATTATAAATGGAATAACTTTAACACTGAAAGGTTTTGTAGTTGGCATGGAAATGAAGGATTTTGTAGTTCTGGAAAtagactttttttcacagagtgACCACCATTTACAATGTTAATTTCTGTTAATCACATATGAtgataaaaacaggaactggaAGAGTGCCTGACCAGCTGGTCAACCTGGACATGAAGCATGGTGTGGAAGCCAAAAACTATGAAGAGGTAAGTTTCATAGTGTGAACCATTTGCTAACATTTGTAGAATGACATACTGTAGATAAACAAAGTCTATCTGCAGCTTGACTGGGTCACTGGATGTAGGACACTAGTCTTGCAGCAGGAGTTTTACTACATGTTCACTAGCAGCCAGGATTCTTAATCCTGATGGAAGTGTTAGAGGGCACCTAAATCTCCTAAATGATCTAAACTTTGGGTTGGAGGTCTCCTTTGGAGAAGCTGGTTTCGGACTCCGATGAACTGCAAATTGACTTGGTTAAATGTGCGACTACACCCCCAGTAGGATCAAGGCCCTCATTTATCAAACTATCACAGATGCAAGAGACATGCAGACTTTTCCCTGAATCTATTGCACAACATCGAAATAAGCAACAACTTCATCAgataaataatatattattagCTGTGGAAACAAGAATTTGCTGCTCCAGCACATTACTTACTTTTATGCCACATTAAATACTTCATTATAGAAATGCAAGTGCTGTTTTCTGTATTAATGGCACTGCCAAGTTTCCATTGTTAAAACACAATAATGACATCAAGGCGTCTCAGTATAGATAATGTGGAAATCAGTGGAGGAGGTTCTTTGCCTCCacattattcagtattttcctATGTAGGGACATGTTGTGTGTCGGCACTTACGTTACTTAGTTGTTCTGAGAATTGGTTAGCACTTGGCTGCCTCAGGCAACACTTAATAATAAGTATAGAAGTGATAAAGCCTGTGAGCTGAGAATCGCCCCCCCTTCCCACACATGGTGCACCAAACATGACGTTCTGttctgcagagtgtgtgtgtaggtggatgTTCAGGGAGAGCTCAAGTGGGCATGCCTGTCTGTaggcaggtgggtggagctgaaTTTGCCCATGTATTCACTTACGTAGATGGGTGTATTACTTTGAACAGATTTGCAAGCTGTTCAGTAGATGGTGTAATAGTGTTTGGTAAATATGCTAGAAAGAGTCCTTGTGTATTACAGTGACTGAGAAAGTGTGCTTGGCAGATGCAAACTGCAGTATCCagtgtttctttgttctttgcTTATTTGAGGTGACTTGAATGCTGCATCTCCAGCAGAGTTTCCCATTCAATTTCTTAATGGCCAAAATTTCCATGTCTTGTCCTGCTGTGTAATTTAAGCCTACAGTTTGATTCATATGGTCCAGaccaaacagaaagacagagctatttttgtctgtttgcataAATGGTGATGGTCTTAAACTCCAGGTGTTTACACAGCTAAgagtgacacctgctggacaaaACACATAATGACACTGCTTAAATGTAAGTTTTAAGTTTTCTGCGACAGGCATCTCAAGCTGGATTTAGTAGCTCATGTTTTGTCCCTCCAGATTGCCAAGGTGGAGAAGCTGAAGCCTCTTGAGGTTGAGCTGAGGCGGCTGGAGGACTTGTCTGAGTCCATTGTCAATGATTTTGCTTAcatgaagaagagagaggaggagatgcgGGACACCAATGGTAAGAAAATAACACAACTGTCCATTGATCAGATCATAATTTTTCATTGAATGcacttgttttattattttcttagGAAGCAACAGGTTTAATTACTCAAGGGAACAGGAGTAAAGATCCGTTTTCTTTCTTAGTTGATTGTATGACCAGAAGTCGCTGACCAATAACGTCCCCTTCTTTCTTTGCCACTTTGCAGAGTCCACCAACACGCGTGTGCTGTACTTCAGCATATTCTCCATGTGCTGTCTCATTGGGCTGGCCACATGGCAGGTCTTCTATTTGCGGCGCTTCTTCAAGGCAAAGAAGCTGATTGAGTAGAGCAGCCCCTAGCTCCTTGCCTCAGGGGAAGCTACTTGCCGGTCAGCCTGCGCATCCCAACATCCACCCTCCTTGGACTAGCTTCAGCAAACAACAGCGAGTGGGGTTGAGGGGCTCAAATTCTAGTTTTCGCGGCTGTGAGAAAGAGTTTCCAAGGTtatcctgaaaacaaaaaaaaacaaaaaacaaaagattccCTTGCTTATTTAGGGGTTTGAAACATGAAAAGCGCTGTAGGGAGAAATGCACTGTGAGACATGGGAGAGGCGGCTGTCGCTGCATTTGTGAGCTACGTCTATCCCCATGGTCCTTCTCGTTTCTTTCTGCACTGTTTTGAATGTTGCAGCTCACTGAATAAGACCATGTTCCTTCAATCAGTTGAACAGTGATGTTTGAGTTTGAATGGACGTGCCATGAGCGAATGTCTTTTGCCCTTCTGTTGATGTTCACATTCTTTGCCATGCCAAGCAGACTAGATCCTGGGTGCCCTTTGATCAAGTGAAGGCTATGTGAAAAAGTGGTTCGTTGCCACTTTGATGAGAAAATTGGCAACCACTGAACTTCTGTGTTATGTCACTTAATTTGCATACATGTTTGGTAGCAAAATTTAACGGTGTCTTTagtttgttttcatattgtaAATGCTACT
This genomic stretch from Toxotes jaculatrix isolate fToxJac2 chromosome 19, fToxJac2.pri, whole genome shotgun sequence harbors:
- the tmed10 gene encoding transmembrane emp24 domain-containing protein 10, which produces MARLAALLLLPVLIESVFSISFFLPVNSRKCLREEIHKDVLVTGEYEISEQANTKTNLKITDSSSHTLYSKEDATKGKFAFTTEDYDMFEVCFESKSPLGTGRVPDQLVNLDMKHGVEAKNYEEIAKVEKLKPLEVELRRLEDLSESIVNDFAYMKKREEEMRDTNESTNTRVLYFSIFSMCCLIGLATWQVFYLRRFFKAKKLIE